In the Oscillospiraceae bacterium genome, one interval contains:
- the plsY gene encoding glycerol-3-phosphate 1-O-acyltransferase PlsY: protein MHLILQELPSNSILENVTKRRSFKSAAILEGGIQMPEYVYYIIFAVLGYLLGSLNFSIIIGKLFYKIDVREHGSKNAGTTNTLRTLGKVPAIFVLLLDTFKAVIAYWLVFFITKNVSYSYIGAATAVVGHNFPVFFGFKGGKGVATSLGACFCLNPLLGLFVLLIGVGTIAITQFVSVGSLAGSTSSIILFAFFDPEPLKIVLLVILTASMYIRHHENLKRLANHTENKISFKKKEEK, encoded by the coding sequence ATGCATTTGATTTTACAGGAACTCCCATCAAATTCTATATTAGAGAACGTAACGAAAAGAAGAAGCTTTAAGTCAGCGGCTATCTTGGAAGGAGGAATCCAAATGCCGGAATATGTATATTATATCATCTTTGCTGTTTTAGGTTATCTGCTGGGTAGCTTAAACTTTTCCATTATCATCGGTAAACTGTTTTACAAGATTGATGTCCGTGAGCACGGTAGCAAAAATGCAGGAACTACTAATACGTTACGTACTTTAGGTAAAGTCCCTGCCATTTTCGTATTACTGTTGGACACCTTTAAAGCAGTCATCGCATACTGGCTGGTGTTTTTCATCACCAAAAATGTCTCCTATTCATACATCGGAGCGGCAACTGCTGTGGTAGGACATAATTTCCCCGTATTCTTTGGCTTTAAAGGCGGAAAAGGGGTTGCCACTTCTCTGGGTGCCTGCTTCTGCTTAAATCCTCTTTTGGGGCTTTTTGTACTCTTAATCGGGGTTGGAACCATCGCTATCACACAATTTGTTTCAGTCGGATCTTTAGCCGGAAGCACTTCCTCCATTATTCTGTTTGCATTTTTTGACCCTGAACCGCTTAAAATTGTGTTGCTGGTCATCTTAACCGCGTCTATGTATATCCGTCATCACGAAAACTTAAAACGTCTTGCAAATCATACCGAAAACAAAATCTCCTTTAAAAAGAAAGAAGAAAAATAA
- the spoVAC gene encoding stage V sporulation protein AC codes for MKKINQNEYQNMVSELGKSPWIKNIIWAFIVGGAICMLGQWITDFAQNMGVTKEDASCVTSISLIFLSGLFTGLGLFDKLAKHAGAGTLVPITGFANAVISPAMEFKTEGYVLGLGAKMFVIAGPVIVYGISSSILCGLIYFFTKGGI; via the coding sequence ATGAAAAAAATCAATCAAAATGAATACCAGAATATGGTATCCGAACTGGGGAAAAGTCCCTGGATTAAAAATATTATCTGGGCATTTATTGTAGGTGGTGCCATCTGTATGCTGGGACAATGGATCACCGATTTTGCTCAAAATATGGGTGTCACAAAAGAAGATGCGAGTTGTGTTACCTCCATTTCACTGATATTTTTAAGCGGTCTTTTTACGGGACTTGGTTTGTTTGATAAATTGGCAAAACACGCCGGTGCAGGAACGTTGGTTCCCATTACAGGGTTTGCCAATGCCGTAATTTCCCCTGCTATGGAATTTAAAACAGAGGGCTACGTGCTGGGGCTCGGTGCAAAAATGTTTGTGATTGCAGGTCCTGTAATTGTGTACGGCATTTCTTCCTCCATCCTCTGCGGTCTGATTTATTTCTTTACAAAAGGCGGTATATAA
- the recO gene encoding DNA repair protein RecO — translation MDFITAKGLIVKETDFNEADKMLTIMTDSYGLLHAKASGIKSLKRKELSGAKPFLYSEFTFSQKGDSLNLREATMIHSFLDIKNDLTHLALGFYILDILGNIAMDNQPNEPLLRLTLNTLFALNQGKKDAALIKAAYELKISDIEGFTPHTFECMECGDELDEASYCYFDILNGGILCKNCCMNAERNILKISMATFRAINYILDADIKSFLAFQLSDQAREEFSQACEKYFLAQSDFHPKTLTYYKKVMLAD, via the coding sequence ATGGATTTTATTACTGCAAAAGGGTTAATCGTTAAGGAAACCGACTTTAACGAAGCGGATAAAATGCTCACCATTATGACCGATTCCTACGGATTATTGCACGCAAAAGCATCGGGCATTAAAAGCCTAAAACGAAAAGAATTATCAGGTGCAAAACCGTTTTTGTATTCCGAATTCACATTTTCCCAAAAAGGAGATTCCTTAAATCTGCGGGAAGCCACCATGATTCACTCTTTTTTGGATATCAAAAACGATTTGACTCATCTTGCGTTAGGGTTTTACATACTGGATATTCTTGGTAACATTGCCATGGATAACCAACCTAATGAGCCGTTACTTCGTTTAACCTTAAACACGCTGTTTGCCTTAAATCAAGGGAAAAAAGATGCCGCTCTCATTAAAGCGGCATATGAATTAAAGATATCGGATATTGAAGGTTTTACCCCGCACACATTTGAATGTATGGAATGTGGTGACGAATTAGATGAAGCATCTTATTGCTATTTTGATATTTTAAACGGCGGCATTTTATGTAAAAACTGTTGTATGAATGCTGAACGCAACATCTTAAAAATTTCCATGGCAACATTTCGTGCCATCAATTATATTTTAGATGCGGATATCAAAAGTTTTTTGGCATTTCAATTATCGGATCAGGCACGGGAAGAATTTTCACAAGCCTGCGAAAAATATTTTTTGGCACAAAGTGATTTTCATCCCAAAACCCTTACCTATTATAAGAAGGTGATGTTGGCTGATTAA